The following proteins come from a genomic window of Gottfriedia acidiceleris:
- a CDS encoding GNAT family N-acetyltransferase, translating into MEILLATKEDVLEIVTIYNDAILNTTATFDMKIKTEEEMQRWFANHNELYPVIVSKENGQVTGYCSLTQFKEKDAYKHTVELSVYIHPDYRRKGLAKALMTEMIETAKKLGHFTIISCITSGNEVSERLHEKLGYKKVGHFYKVGQKFNQWLDIVYYQLML; encoded by the coding sequence ATGGAAATACTGCTTGCAACAAAAGAAGATGTACTCGAAATTGTAACAATATATAATGATGCAATTCTAAACACGACAGCAACATTTGATATGAAAATAAAAACAGAAGAAGAAATGCAAAGATGGTTTGCCAACCATAATGAGCTTTACCCAGTAATTGTTTCTAAAGAAAATGGTCAAGTAACTGGATATTGTTCACTCACACAGTTTAAGGAAAAAGATGCATATAAACATACGGTTGAACTTTCTGTGTATATTCATCCTGATTATCGACGAAAAGGACTAGCGAAGGCATTAATGACTGAGATGATTGAAACTGCCAAAAAATTAGGCCACTTTACAATTATTTCTTGTATTACTAGCGGAAATGAAGTGAGCGAAAGATTACATGAAAAATTAGGATATAAAAAGGTAGGTCATTTTTATAAAGTAGGCCAGAAATTTAATCAATGGCTAGATATTGTATATTATCAATTAATGCTATAA